Sequence from the Streptomyces sp. NBC_00440 genome:
GAGCACCTCACGCAGGCTCATATCCCGGCGCGAACCGGACAGTTCGACCAGAGAGCCGCCGAGTCGCGTGGTGAACCACGGCACGCCGTGCACACATCCGTCGTTCCCCGCGGGCGGAGTCACGCCGTCGAGCAGTACGAGCAGTCCACCCCCTCCCGAGGCAGGCAGGACGGCACCGGTCCAGTCCTCGTTGGGGCGTTCGGGGGTGCCGGGGGTGGAGGCGAGTTCGATCCGCATACCGGTCAGTCTGCCCGATGCCTTCACGGGGGGCGCACAGGCACGGGCGAAAGGTACGGACCGCCGTGCGGGCCGGGGAACTTGGCACGGAATGTACGACTCCGTAACTCTGTCGGCCCGCTGCGGGCGCGCATCCTGCCAAAGCCGGTCCGGAAGTTCCAACCGGCGCCCCGTGCGCGCCCCGCGTGCGCGGGTCGCAGAGTTGTTCGCCAACTTGCTGTTGATGTTCACTCGTTCAGGTGGCTGACCTGGTGATGCACACTCCCCTCCCAAAACCACTGGAATGGTCAGAAGCCGTACCAGAGGTGGGAGTGCATCCTCGTGATCAGTCATCATCTCGGCGTCATGCGTGGACGAGTCAAGATTGTGAGCACCGGTGCAGAACAAGCGGCTTCGGGGCAACAGAGGCGTGCCACCCGAGCGCACCACCCGGGTACGCAGGCGCCTGGTCGCCGGTGTGGCCGTCGTCGGCCTCGCCGTGCTCGCGGCCAGTGCCCCTTCGGTCTACAGCGCGTCGGCCGAACTGACCGACGCCCAGCGGCTGGTCACCCTCTCCGACCTGGACCAGCAGACCGTCTCGCTGGCGCACGACCTCGCGGACGAGCGGGACGACGTCACGGTCTACATCGCGGGCGGACGCGCCAAGAAGGACAAACTGGCAGCCGACCGGGCCACCCGTGTCGACAGCGACATCGAGGAGATCGGCGCCTCCGCACCGGCCGATCTCCGGCATGACCTCGCCACCCTGCCCTCCGTCCGCAGGACGGCCCTGACCGACAAGAGCAGCGCGCTCGAAGCCAACAAGGCGTACTCCGACCTGATCGAGAAGGTCCAGGAGACCTCGGGCCAACTCGCCGACCGCACACCGCCCGAGGACGCGGCCGCCACCCGCGCAGCGGCCGACCTCGGCCACGCGGTCGGGGAGGCCTCGCAGACCCGCGGGCTGCTGCTCGGCGCGCTGGCCGTCCCGCGCCCCGTCACGACCTCCGTGTACGACCCGGTGACCGGCACCTACGTGCAGAAGTCGGCTGACACCGGCGGCGCGGACGGCCGCACCCGGGACGCGCTGAGCGCGGCGGCCCAGCAGGCCAGGGTCCGCGAACTCGCCGCCCTCGCCGACTTCGACCAGGCCGCGGACCCCGCCGACCAGGAGTCGCTCGCCTCCACGGTCTCCGGCCCGGAGGTCAGCACCGCCGAGGGCTATCTCTCACGCCTGGCCGACCAGCCCACGCTCTCCGCGGCCGACCTCAAGACCAACCCGGCCAAGGCGGGCGCCGCGCTCGCGGCGCGCACCGACCAGATGCGCGGCGTCGAGGCCTCGCTCGCCACCCGGCAGGCCAAACGGATCGCCGCGCTCCGCGACGACGCCGTGACCGCCCTCGAACTGCGGATCGCCCTCGCCGGATTCCTGCTGCTCCTCACCATCGGGGTCGGCGCCGCCGTCGCCCGTACGCTCACCCGCCCGCTCGCGGTGCTCCGGATCGGCGCCGCGCGCCTGGCCGGCGCCCCCGAGTCGGAGGAGCCGATCGTCTTCACCGGCCGCAACGACGAGTTCGCCCAGGTCGTACGGTCCATCAACGCCCTGCACACCAGGGTGCTGACCGCGGACGCCCGCGCCGAAGCCCTCGCACGCGACCAGCGCGATCTGCGCGGCGGCCGGGACCGGTTCGACGCCGAGCGCGCCATGCTGGAGGCGGACACCGCCGAGGTCACCGCCCGCCTCGACCGGCTGCACCACACCGTCCGCGCGACCTTCGTCAACCTCTCGCTCCGCTCCCTCGGCCTGGTCGAGCGTCAGCTCACCGTCATCGAGGGCCTGGAGGAGCGCGAACAGGACCCCGAGGCGCTCGCCACCCTCTTCAAGCTCGACCACATGGCGACCGTGCTGCGCCGCCACAGCGAGAACCTGCTGGTTCTCGCGGGCACCGAGCACGGCCACGGACAGGGCTCGGGGCCGGTACCCCTGGTGGACGTGCTGCGTGCCTCGGTCAGTGAGATCGAGCGGTACGAACGCGTCGCCATCCAGTCCCTGCCGCCGCACGCCCAGATCGCGGGCTTCGCCGCCGACGACATCAGCCACCTCGTGGCCGAGCTGCTGGAGAACGCCACCGCGTTCTCGCCGCCGGAAGCCCATGTCCAGCTCTCCGGCTGGCTCCTGGAGAGCGGCGAGGTGATGCTCTCCGTGCAGGACGAGGGCATCGGCATGTCGCCCGGCCGGCGCACCGAACTCAACGCGCTGCTCGCCGACCCCGACGCGTCCCGTCCGGGCGCACCCGGCGACGAGCAGTCCGGACTCGGACTCCACGTGGCCTCGCTGCTGGCCAAGCGGCACGGCGTACGGGTCGAGCTGCGCGAGCAGAAGCAGGGCGGAGTGGCCGCCGTCGTCGTGCTGCCCGGCGCGCTGCTGCCGGACGGACCGCCGGTCGCACCGTCGCACTTCGTCCCCGACCCCGGCGCGGCACCCGTCATCAGCCTGCCGGGCTCGATGGCCGAGGCCAACTCCAACACGATCCCGACCAGGTCGCGTTACGAGATAGAGCCCGAAGCCCACGAGCGGACCCCCGACGAGGTGGACGAGCCGACCTTCACGATGCGGCGCCCCGTACCGGAGCCGGAGCCCGTACCCGGACCGGAGCCCGTGGCCGAGCCCGCGTACCGGCCCGGCCCGGCGGCCGCGGAACCCGACCCGGAGCCCGCCGCCGGCGGTATCCCGGAGCAGGGGGCCGGGCGCATCACCGACAAGGGCCTGCCCAAGCGCGTTCCCAAGGTCACCAAGCCCGCCGGCACGGCCCCGAAGCAGCGCACCGGCAGTGTGGACGCCGCTGCCCTGCGCAGTAGGCTCGGCGGCTTCCACCAAGGAGCGAAGGACGGCCGCAAGGACGTCGAAACGGAGATCTCGGAGCAGAGATCGGATGTTGTACCTACCGATGACGCGGGGGACAGTGTCGAGGAGGCACGCAGTTGACTGCGCCCAGCACATTCGGACTCAGCAGTGAAGCCCGGAACCTGCACTGGCTGTTGAAGAATCTCGTGGAGGAGGTCCCGGGGCTCCGTTCCATCGCCGTCGTCTCGTCCGACGGGCTGATGCTGCTCTCGTCGGACCCCGAGGTCTCGGCAGCCGGTCAGGCCCGGCCCGTCCGGCAGAGCGGCCCCAAGGGGTCGTCCGCCGACCTGGCCACGATCGTCTCCGGCATCGGCAGCCTCACCATCGGCGCCGCCAAGCTGATGGACGGCGGAGGCGTCAAGCAGACGATGGTCGCGATGGAGGAGGGCAGCGTCTTCGTGATGTCCATCAGCGACGGATCGCTGCTGGGCGTCCACGCCACACCGGACTGCGACATGAGCGTCGTCGCGTACCACATGGCGCTCTTCGTCGGCCGTGCCGGTCATGTCCTCACCCCCGAACTCCGCAGCGAGCTGCGCAAATCGATGGAGAGCGCCCAGTGACCCCGGCCCTCCCGGTCCGTAACCCGGACCGCCGCCCCGCGCGAGTGCGCCCGTACTCGCTCACCGGCGGCCGCACCAAATTCGGCCACATCCTCTTCGTGGAGACCTTCGTGGCCGCGATCGAAGCGTCCCCGGAGCGCCCGGAGCTGGCCAACGGCCCCGCGCGCCTCATGCCGGAGATGCGCGCCAT
This genomic interval carries:
- a CDS encoding sensor histidine kinase, with the protein product MQNKRLRGNRGVPPERTTRVRRRLVAGVAVVGLAVLAASAPSVYSASAELTDAQRLVTLSDLDQQTVSLAHDLADERDDVTVYIAGGRAKKDKLAADRATRVDSDIEEIGASAPADLRHDLATLPSVRRTALTDKSSALEANKAYSDLIEKVQETSGQLADRTPPEDAAATRAAADLGHAVGEASQTRGLLLGALAVPRPVTTSVYDPVTGTYVQKSADTGGADGRTRDALSAAAQQARVRELAALADFDQAADPADQESLASTVSGPEVSTAEGYLSRLADQPTLSAADLKTNPAKAGAALAARTDQMRGVEASLATRQAKRIAALRDDAVTALELRIALAGFLLLLTIGVGAAVARTLTRPLAVLRIGAARLAGAPESEEPIVFTGRNDEFAQVVRSINALHTRVLTADARAEALARDQRDLRGGRDRFDAERAMLEADTAEVTARLDRLHHTVRATFVNLSLRSLGLVERQLTVIEGLEEREQDPEALATLFKLDHMATVLRRHSENLLVLAGTEHGHGQGSGPVPLVDVLRASVSEIERYERVAIQSLPPHAQIAGFAADDISHLVAELLENATAFSPPEAHVQLSGWLLESGEVMLSVQDEGIGMSPGRRTELNALLADPDASRPGAPGDEQSGLGLHVASLLAKRHGVRVELREQKQGGVAAVVVLPGALLPDGPPVAPSHFVPDPGAAPVISLPGSMAEANSNTIPTRSRYEIEPEAHERTPDEVDEPTFTMRRPVPEPEPVPGPEPVAEPAYRPGPAAAEPDPEPAAGGIPEQGAGRITDKGLPKRVPKVTKPAGTAPKQRTGSVDAAALRSRLGGFHQGAKDGRKDVETEISEQRSDVVPTDDAGDSVEEARS
- a CDS encoding roadblock/LC7 domain-containing protein, which codes for MTAPSTFGLSSEARNLHWLLKNLVEEVPGLRSIAVVSSDGLMLLSSDPEVSAAGQARPVRQSGPKGSSADLATIVSGIGSLTIGAAKLMDGGGVKQTMVAMEEGSVFVMSISDGSLLGVHATPDCDMSVVAYHMALFVGRAGHVLTPELRSELRKSMESAQ
- a CDS encoding DUF742 domain-containing protein, whose protein sequence is MTPALPVRNPDRRPARVRPYSLTGGRTKFGHILFVETFVAAIEASPERPELANGPARLMPEMRAIVEICRRMRTVAEISALLKMPLGVVRVLLSDLADQGKIRVYGTGHGEGQPDRALLERVLSGLRRL